In the genome of Bacteroides sp., one region contains:
- a CDS encoding serine hydrolase domain-containing protein: MKKLNFFFVSLLVISNCSSAQSYDRLNQSLDSILSSYYQKGKFNGNVLVAIDDRVIFHKSYGFADLNKAIPLDTNSVFCLASLSKIFTASAILMLEAEGKLSIEDRIRKFLPELPTFYNPVKIKHLLSHTSGIPIDQRGWQSKIDTDNSDVMAFLVSQNKLESFPGEKYRYSNEGFNLLAMIVEKTSGQSFPEFVEEVVFSKLNMGSSFVRPAVPGEAREHIVSSYVNGSQADWPLFSYGPGGVYSTTGDLAKWDKAFFNFLVLSEAAVAKALTPVRVNEKPQNYGYGWGIISMGGKTIAGHTGGMFGFRNLYERQLEDKVTIIILSNIGDETPLMAIREQINRQLVHVLN; the protein is encoded by the coding sequence ATGAAAAAGCTAAACTTTTTTTTTGTTTCACTTCTTGTCATTTCAAACTGTTCTTCAGCTCAAAGTTATGATAGGCTTAACCAGTCATTGGACAGCATCCTCTCTTCCTATTATCAAAAGGGGAAGTTCAACGGGAATGTCCTGGTGGCCATTGATGACAGGGTAATTTTCCATAAATCCTATGGCTTTGCTGACCTAAACAAGGCCATCCCCCTGGACACCAATTCGGTTTTTTGCCTGGCATCGCTCAGCAAGATTTTTACCGCTTCAGCCATTCTTATGCTGGAGGCTGAGGGTAAATTATCCATTGAGGACAGGATAAGGAAATTCCTCCCGGAACTCCCCACCTTTTATAATCCGGTCAAAATAAAGCACCTGTTATCCCATACCTCAGGGATCCCAATAGATCAGAGAGGCTGGCAATCGAAGATCGACACCGATAATTCGGATGTCATGGCATTTCTTGTCAGCCAGAACAAGCTTGAATCTTTCCCGGGAGAGAAGTACAGGTATTCGAACGAGGGATTCAACTTGCTGGCCATGATTGTCGAAAAGACAAGCGGGCAGAGCTTTCCAGAATTTGTTGAAGAAGTCGTATTCAGTAAGTTAAACATGGGAAGTAGTTTTGTTCGCCCCGCTGTTCCCGGGGAAGCCAGGGAGCACATTGTGAGTTCTTACGTCAATGGCAGTCAGGCCGACTGGCCTTTGTTTTCTTATGGACCAGGGGGCGTTTATTCAACCACGGGCGACCTGGCAAAATGGGATAAGGCCTTTTTTAATTTTTTGGTTTTGAGTGAAGCAGCCGTCGCAAAGGCCTTAACTCCTGTCAGGGTGAATGAAAAGCCGCAAAACTATGGCTATGGCTGGGGAATTATTTCAATGGGGGGCAAAACCATTGCAGGCCACACGGGGGGCATGTTTGGCTTCCGAAACCTTTACGAAAGACAACTGGAGGATAAAGTCACCATTATTATCCTGTCAAATATCGGGGATGAAACGCCCCTAATGGCGATCAGGGAGCAAATTAATCGCCAGCTTGTCCATGTCTTAAATTAA
- a CDS encoding LytTR family transcriptional regulator DNA-binding domain-containing protein yields MKQWKALIVDDEPLARLELMRLLEDYEQISIIGQSGTVPEAQRQIESLSPDLIFLDIDLGPKSGFDLLSLVENNFQTIFVTAFDAYALRAFEVNALDYLLKPINPARLEESVARLGNPFVGKAPVFLKPFDKILVNVGRTTRFIGVGSIEFIEANGDYTNIYTQEGMMGTLHHTIRKWMERLPSAMFCQVHRSFIVNINGIERIQPKENGIKELITKNNKVKIPVSRKYSKCLSHWKI; encoded by the coding sequence ATGAAGCAGTGGAAAGCATTGATCGTTGATGATGAGCCCCTGGCAAGGCTTGAACTGATGCGCCTGCTGGAGGATTATGAACAGATCAGCATCATAGGCCAATCGGGGACGGTACCTGAGGCGCAAAGACAGATCGAAAGCCTGTCACCCGACCTTATCTTCCTGGATATTGATCTCGGCCCAAAATCGGGCTTTGATCTGCTCAGTTTGGTTGAGAATAATTTTCAGACCATTTTTGTAACTGCCTTCGACGCTTATGCCTTGCGCGCCTTCGAGGTGAATGCACTGGATTATCTTTTAAAGCCCATTAACCCGGCCCGGCTGGAGGAGTCTGTTGCCCGCCTGGGAAATCCCTTCGTGGGAAAGGCCCCGGTATTCCTTAAACCTTTTGATAAGATCCTGGTCAATGTTGGCCGGACCACCCGGTTTATCGGGGTGGGTTCGATTGAATTCATTGAGGCCAATGGCGATTATACCAATATTTATACTCAGGAAGGAATGATGGGAACCTTGCACCACACCATCAGGAAATGGATGGAACGGCTGCCTTCAGCCATGTTCTGCCAGGTGCACCGGTCCTTCATTGTGAATATCAACGGCATAGAACGGATCCAACCGAAAGAAAACGGAATCAAGGAACTAATTACAAAAAACAATAAAGTAAAAATCCCTGTCAGCAGAAAATACAGCAAATGCCTCAGCCATTGGAAAATATAA
- a CDS encoding histidine kinase, which yields MSISRKTALFLAKVTPIAILFLISLIQWSYAVKSNMGKTLPLIVIVVEAVSLFVLASLIIFILSKVGNKLRSYPARLILTAGLYFFALAASLISSIARDLTGYDPLTFDSYFFIRSLNFFFPIILVVVVYALVRNRMDLAVERENKLRAESLAQQARWMMLRYQVNPHFLFNALNTIRALIGRDDEQARKIVTEMSEYFRFSLSVEKKTLVTVQEEMNAVKNFLEIQRIRFEDRLVVTTHEDANAKNLLIPAFTIQTLAENAVKYGLKTSGKTIRVAISIVREGEKLNIVVRNTGRIFHAPDHQAREEGTRKGLENLKERLAFLDKDYGFSLAETNGMVEARVTISVKSLNHEAVESIDR from the coding sequence ATGAGCATTAGCCGAAAAACAGCACTTTTCCTTGCAAAGGTTACGCCCATTGCCATCCTGTTTTTAATCTCGCTGATCCAGTGGTCGTATGCGGTGAAAAGCAATATGGGAAAAACGCTTCCATTGATCGTCATCGTTGTTGAAGCAGTTTCCCTTTTTGTCCTTGCCTCCCTCATTATATTTATCCTGTCAAAGGTGGGGAATAAGCTCCGGTCTTATCCTGCCAGGCTGATCCTCACTGCGGGATTGTATTTTTTCGCCCTTGCAGCGAGTTTAATTTCCTCCATTGCAAGGGATTTAACGGGATATGATCCCCTTACCTTTGACAGTTATTTTTTCATCAGGAGCCTGAATTTTTTCTTCCCCATCATCCTGGTGGTTGTGGTCTATGCCCTGGTGAGAAACCGGATGGACCTGGCCGTTGAACGTGAAAACAAGCTCAGGGCCGAGAGCCTTGCTCAGCAGGCCAGGTGGATGATGCTCAGGTACCAGGTGAACCCGCATTTCCTGTTTAATGCCCTGAATACCATCCGTGCGTTAATAGGACGCGATGATGAGCAAGCCCGGAAAATAGTGACCGAAATGTCAGAATATTTCCGGTTCAGCCTTTCTGTGGAGAAAAAGACCCTGGTGACCGTTCAGGAGGAGATGAACGCCGTAAAGAATTTCCTTGAGATCCAGCGGATCCGGTTTGAGGACCGCCTGGTGGTGACCACCCATGAAGATGCTAATGCCAAAAATCTCCTGATTCCTGCATTCACCATTCAGACCCTTGCCGAGAATGCAGTGAAATATGGTTTGAAGACTTCCGGAAAAACCATCAGGGTAGCGATCAGCATTGTCCGGGAGGGGGAAAAATTAAACATTGTGGTTAGAAACACTGGAAGAATTTTTCATGCTCCCGATCATCAAGCCAGGGAGGAGGGAACCCGGAAAGGCCTTGAGAATCTGAAGGAAAGGCTTGCGTTCCTTGACAAGGATTATGGGTTTTCGCTGGCGGAAACCAATGGGATGGTTGAGGCAAGGGTGACCATCAGTGTAAAAAGTTTAAACCATGAAGCAGTGGAAAGCATTGATCGTTGA